A single Cannabis sativa cultivar Pink pepper isolate KNU-18-1 chromosome 7, ASM2916894v1, whole genome shotgun sequence DNA region contains:
- the LOC115696972 gene encoding uncharacterized protein LOC115696972 produces MMNIPTSTLFALLLLIQFFPAHARLLPDDNNNNIGRSDQMKKKFEMIIRAYDHRRTRAMFSSQPPPPSMVETFSTQNIDRKRSPPPPPRGAIPFVPASSLQHYYARIVTPFSYYI; encoded by the exons ATGATGAATATTCCCACCTCCACCCTCTTTGCTCTTCTTCTGCTTATTCAATTTTTTCCAGCTCATGCAAGACTCTTACCAG atgataataataataatattggtagaagtgatcaaatgaaaaaaaagTTTGAGATGATAATAAGAGCATACGATCACAGGAGGACGAGAGCCATGTTTTCATCTCAGCCACCGCCACCGTCCATGGTGGAGACCTTCTCAACCCAAAATATAGATAGAAAGCGATCGCCGCCGCCTCCTCCCCGAGGAGCAATACCGTTTGTTCCAGCTAGCTCTTTGCAGCATTATTATGCTAGAATAGTTACACCCTTTAGTTATTATATTTAg